A DNA window from Fodinibius sp. Rm-B-1B1-1 contains the following coding sequences:
- a CDS encoding ABC transporter permease gives MLLNYIKTALRNLSQHKSYAGINLLGLSVAMACCILIALYVHEELSFDQFHKKADRLISVGVENDQWGRSRTTPYPLAETMVEEIPGIERATRVSYESNLLLSGDKENYVKIDDAKYAEPDFFELFSFGVVEGNPREVLDNPDTILLSRSTARNVFGYADEVVGRPVYWQKRDTVKMLQVGAVVEDPPVNSTIQFDMLISYQTKPAWGRDMSAWRAFAHHTYALLSSPEVINTLPAQFNQLVKNHYDIPEGEDPSRSFFSLQIKDLHLSELSNSSGFTGNRTYLYLFGSIALFILSIACVNYINLATARTSIRAKEIGVRKTLGAVRPQLVAQFLGESVLLSFSSFIIGGIISVVTLPYFNQMFGTNLNWQVNITFLLGLLLASIVVGVLAGMYPALYLSKFAPVSVLQNKSKKGSSGSWLRQTLVVIQFALATSLIVSAFIVYQQLQYTQEKDLGFEGEQVVSVSLPSSAAWDNRENLKDRLRQHPSVQDASVVSSMPGGYAVRIGYRPERISSQAKTDSDQTIMFAPSVVDYKFLELLDIDLVAGRFFSRDLSSDRTQAYIFNEKGAEELGWTPEEAVGKTVTFREEGEIIGVVENFHIRSLKEEIEPVTLQLFEPSSWSSGGNLLARLSPDHITEGLEIIESEMEKYAANWPFEYEFLDEKFDAMYRTEFRLGRIVILFTIVAIIIACMGLYGLSAFAAERRTKEIGIRKVLGANVSGIVTLLSKDFLKLVLTGFILAVPVTWYVMNKWLQNFAYRIDIEYTVFLLAGIIAIIIALVTVSWQAIRVASANPIESLRSE, from the coding sequence ATGTTACTTAACTACATCAAGACGGCGCTGCGTAACCTCAGCCAGCACAAAAGCTACGCGGGTATTAACCTGTTGGGATTATCCGTGGCGATGGCCTGCTGTATTCTCATAGCATTATATGTGCATGAAGAGTTGAGTTTTGACCAGTTTCATAAAAAAGCGGATCGGTTAATTTCAGTAGGGGTGGAAAATGACCAGTGGGGAAGAAGTCGCACTACGCCCTATCCACTGGCTGAGACGATGGTTGAAGAGATACCTGGTATTGAACGGGCAACACGGGTTAGCTACGAAAGTAATCTGTTGCTCAGTGGTGATAAAGAAAACTACGTAAAAATAGACGATGCCAAATACGCTGAACCGGATTTTTTTGAGTTGTTTTCGTTTGGTGTGGTTGAGGGTAATCCCCGGGAAGTGCTGGATAATCCTGATACGATTCTGTTAAGTCGTTCAACGGCGCGAAATGTTTTTGGTTATGCAGATGAGGTGGTTGGCCGACCGGTATACTGGCAAAAACGAGATACGGTTAAAATGCTGCAGGTGGGAGCTGTTGTAGAAGATCCGCCAGTAAATTCCACCATCCAATTTGATATGCTTATATCCTACCAGACAAAGCCGGCCTGGGGGCGAGATATGTCGGCCTGGCGGGCTTTTGCGCACCATACATATGCTTTGCTGTCATCGCCTGAGGTAATAAACACATTGCCTGCACAGTTCAATCAATTAGTAAAAAATCATTATGACATACCTGAGGGAGAAGACCCAAGCCGGTCATTTTTCAGTTTGCAAATAAAGGATTTACATCTTTCTGAGCTTAGTAATAGTTCGGGATTTACAGGAAATAGAACCTATCTGTACCTCTTTGGTTCTATAGCACTTTTTATTTTAAGTATTGCCTGTGTTAACTATATCAATTTAGCGACGGCACGTACCTCCATTCGTGCCAAAGAGATAGGGGTTCGAAAAACGTTGGGAGCGGTCCGTCCACAGTTGGTAGCACAGTTTTTGGGAGAGTCGGTTTTGCTTAGTTTTAGTTCATTTATAATTGGCGGAATTATTTCGGTAGTGACTCTTCCCTATTTTAATCAGATGTTTGGCACTAATTTGAATTGGCAGGTCAATATAACTTTTTTGCTGGGATTACTTTTAGCCTCTATTGTAGTAGGAGTGTTGGCTGGAATGTATCCCGCCCTGTATCTTTCGAAATTTGCTCCGGTTTCAGTATTACAAAATAAGAGTAAGAAGGGAAGTTCAGGGTCGTGGCTTAGGCAAACTCTGGTAGTTATTCAGTTTGCACTGGCAACGAGTCTTATTGTCAGTGCATTTATTGTGTATCAGCAGTTGCAATATACCCAGGAGAAGGATCTGGGCTTTGAGGGTGAGCAGGTTGTATCAGTTAGTTTGCCCAGTAGTGCAGCGTGGGATAACCGAGAAAACCTGAAGGATCGATTGCGTCAGCATCCTTCTGTACAGGACGCATCAGTGGTAAGCAGTATGCCCGGTGGGTATGCTGTCAGGATAGGATATAGGCCAGAAAGGATTTCATCCCAGGCTAAAACAGATTCTGATCAAACCATTATGTTTGCCCCTTCAGTAGTTGATTATAAATTTTTGGAATTGTTGGATATTGATTTAGTAGCCGGTCGCTTCTTTTCGCGGGATTTATCATCAGACCGTACGCAGGCATATATTTTCAATGAAAAGGGGGCTGAAGAGTTGGGCTGGACGCCAGAAGAAGCTGTTGGTAAAACAGTTACCTTTAGAGAAGAGGGAGAAATTATCGGGGTTGTTGAAAATTTTCATATCAGATCGTTAAAGGAAGAGATAGAACCGGTTACCCTGCAACTTTTTGAACCTTCATCATGGAGCTCGGGAGGGAATTTGTTGGCGCGCTTATCGCCGGATCATATTACAGAGGGGTTAGAGATAATTGAGTCAGAAATGGAGAAGTATGCCGCAAATTGGCCATTTGAATACGAGTTTTTAGATGAGAAATTTGATGCAATGTATCGCACCGAGTTTAGGTTGGGACGCATTGTTATCTTGTTTACCATTGTTGCCATCATTATTGCTTGTATGGGATTGTACGGGCTTTCAGCATTTGCTGCAGAACGCCGTACAAAAGAGATTGGTATTAGAAAGGTATTAGGTGCTAATGTATCGGGGATAGTAACGTTGTTGAGTAAAGATTTTCTAAAATTAGTACTAACAGGATTTATTCTTGCCGTACCGGTAACATGGTATGTGATGAATAAATGGTTGCAAAATTTTGCCTACCGTATCGACATTGAATACACTGTATTTTTGCTTGCCGGAATAATAGCAATAATTATTGCCTTGGTAACGGTAAGTTGGCAGGCGATTAGGGTTGCTTCTGCTAATCCCATAGAAAGTTTACGGAGTGAATAG
- a CDS encoding serine hydrolase, producing MIARLLSLMLVFALLLGMPSRSDGDTPADSLSLDQIHDNVSAIPSVTSLLIQKDGQALAEYYFDGLRNGETTNIKSAAKSIISLLVGIAVDKGYIEDVEQSIRPYFKDYFEANPDSVKESITIKDLLTMRSGLETTSFHNYGRWVVSDNWVEFALDQPLEKEPGGDMAYSTGTSHLLSVILTKATEMTTKAFAEKYLFRPMNIEVGGWDRDPQGYYMGGNNMALKPQGMIKIGQMMLNKGRYNGQQIISEKWVVDSFKTYTRSNYNPYNYGYMWWNKLVGKEKVYFAWGFGGQYIFIIPDLDAVVVLTGALQNATQSRSYKEPVFELLREDIIPYLTQYK from the coding sequence ATGATTGCTCGATTACTAAGCCTTATGTTGGTTTTTGCCCTTTTATTGGGCATGCCGTCACGATCAGATGGAGATACTCCTGCAGATTCTTTGTCGCTTGATCAAATCCATGATAACGTATCTGCCATTCCATCTGTAACCAGTTTATTAATTCAAAAGGATGGACAGGCTTTGGCAGAATATTATTTTGATGGACTTCGTAATGGGGAAACGACGAACATCAAATCAGCAGCGAAAAGCATTATCTCGCTACTTGTAGGTATTGCCGTAGATAAAGGATATATCGAGGATGTTGAGCAATCTATTCGCCCCTATTTTAAGGATTACTTTGAAGCCAATCCGGATTCAGTCAAAGAGTCGATAACGATTAAAGATCTACTGACGATGCGATCGGGGTTGGAAACAACCAGCTTCCATAACTATGGGCGTTGGGTGGTTAGTGACAATTGGGTTGAATTTGCATTGGACCAGCCACTGGAGAAAGAGCCGGGCGGTGACATGGCGTATAGTACGGGTACTTCTCATTTGCTGTCGGTTATTCTTACAAAAGCCACGGAAATGACAACAAAAGCATTTGCTGAAAAATACCTGTTTAGACCGATGAACATTGAGGTTGGAGGCTGGGATCGGGATCCACAGGGATATTATATGGGTGGTAACAATATGGCACTGAAACCGCAGGGTATGATCAAGATTGGACAAATGATGTTGAATAAAGGTCGATATAACGGTCAGCAAATTATTTCTGAAAAGTGGGTGGTTGATTCTTTTAAGACATATACTCGAAGCAATTATAATCCGTACAATTATGGATATATGTGGTGGAATAAGCTCGTAGGGAAAGAAAAGGTCTATTTTGCATGGGGCTTTGGCGGGCAGTATATCTTTATAATTCCCGATTTAGATGCGGTTGTAGTTCTCACGGGTGCACTACAAAATGCTACGCAGTCGCGTTCTTATAAAGAACCAGTATTCGAGCTGTTAAGAGAAGATATTATCCCATATCTGACACAGTATAAATAG
- a CDS encoding glycosyltransferase family 2 protein — translation MPNKPLLTVAIVVQNHRDVIESTLTSLYDISGIPLELFIVDDGSSDNSDEVTQSVLDYYQHEQTFYFARKKPAGLGNSLNEVLSQRNGRLFWAPQTIADIDVEQLSLRLEQLTESTKSVVALQGQTLPTNYKEWLSLISQKNWPQNGSFIWDLSALSPGNHFFNPYLTAFHGLELAARLGDIPSVKTTKNWFSPSSFFETTEPDFTLRQELLLTLLRRADYGGSMREAVLEAMQNLPAKTKKSYDNDLLNEAVQMKQDGRFNAALELIEEVLQNNPSHSAASNLKIEILEKKRRFVEASELKHQISKSQQQKKSSSPQPETIDTEEEDEDIKISVIVPTTTYGKPALEHCLLSLSKHCATANLELIVVDNASLDNTHDYLDELREKNFLNCKVITNKKNAGFAASVNQALEKTNGKYACIIHNDIEFVDDAIGKLSSLMDENPEFAVVGPTTNKTLNPDQAAKNIEESAPDLIRAEYLDSFCMMVRTDAGLKMDETFQLAFFEDIDLCFQARAKDFKVGIAPHIEIKHHFGTTTFALDLDTESEQYWKNVSYFNEKWDIEVFSEDELKSLSTFDQLLALDDIVNPLFPEQKIQDQFNRLFTDEIKTEILNSQHDDDVLCKLVHLFMVMGEREIMRRLEDRLDNIDIPAPLIYQLVHFYFERNIYSRCTHYLNRLKQQNESLRADLYRLAILVENKDLDQAIPRLKTLMEHAPANPMLYKLAGDIHKFSGNKEEAQSFYDLAEQINPFEFANEEKDAFGFTL, via the coding sequence ATGCCAAACAAGCCGCTGCTTACGGTCGCTATTGTCGTTCAAAACCATCGGGATGTTATTGAGTCAACCCTGACTTCACTTTATGACATCTCGGGCATACCACTTGAACTTTTTATCGTTGATGATGGATCAAGCGACAATAGCGACGAGGTTACTCAATCGGTTCTTGATTATTATCAGCATGAACAAACGTTTTATTTTGCTCGCAAAAAACCAGCCGGACTCGGAAACAGTTTAAATGAAGTGCTTTCACAACGAAATGGCCGGCTTTTTTGGGCTCCCCAAACCATTGCGGATATCGATGTTGAACAATTAAGCCTTCGTCTTGAGCAACTAACAGAATCCACAAAAAGTGTCGTTGCCCTGCAGGGCCAAACGTTGCCTACAAACTACAAGGAATGGCTTTCGCTTATCAGCCAAAAAAATTGGCCACAAAATGGATCGTTTATTTGGGACTTATCAGCCCTTTCGCCCGGTAACCACTTTTTTAACCCCTACCTAACAGCTTTTCACGGACTGGAATTGGCAGCACGTCTCGGTGATATACCATCGGTAAAAACAACCAAAAATTGGTTTTCGCCCAGCAGCTTTTTTGAAACTACAGAACCGGATTTCACCCTTCGGCAAGAGCTATTATTAACCCTGCTTCGGCGGGCTGATTATGGCGGATCAATGCGGGAGGCTGTGTTGGAAGCCATGCAAAACCTTCCTGCCAAAACGAAAAAATCCTATGACAATGACTTGCTTAACGAAGCCGTTCAGATGAAGCAGGATGGACGTTTTAATGCCGCCCTCGAACTTATTGAAGAAGTGCTGCAAAACAATCCCAGCCATAGTGCCGCCAGTAATCTTAAAATTGAAATCCTGGAGAAAAAACGACGATTTGTAGAAGCTTCTGAGCTCAAACATCAGATCTCAAAATCGCAGCAGCAGAAAAAATCCTCCTCTCCTCAACCCGAAACCATTGATACCGAAGAGGAAGATGAGGATATAAAAATAAGCGTCATTGTGCCCACTACCACCTATGGCAAGCCGGCCCTAGAACACTGCCTCCTTTCACTTTCAAAACACTGCGCTACCGCTAACCTTGAACTGATTGTCGTTGACAATGCAAGCCTGGACAACACACACGATTATTTGGATGAACTACGGGAAAAAAACTTTTTAAACTGTAAGGTTATCACCAATAAAAAGAATGCTGGATTTGCAGCCTCCGTTAATCAAGCGCTTGAAAAAACAAATGGCAAATATGCATGCATCATCCATAACGATATCGAGTTTGTGGATGATGCGATTGGCAAGCTCAGTTCCTTAATGGATGAGAACCCGGAATTTGCCGTCGTTGGTCCCACTACCAATAAAACCCTTAATCCGGACCAAGCTGCTAAAAATATAGAAGAATCCGCTCCCGATCTGATCCGTGCCGAGTATCTAGACAGCTTTTGCATGATGGTACGCACCGATGCCGGCCTTAAAATGGATGAAACGTTTCAACTCGCTTTTTTTGAGGATATTGACCTCTGCTTCCAAGCCCGGGCCAAGGATTTTAAAGTAGGTATTGCCCCCCATATAGAAATCAAACATCACTTTGGAACTACTACTTTTGCCCTGGATCTGGATACCGAAAGTGAGCAATACTGGAAAAATGTTTCATACTTCAATGAAAAGTGGGATATCGAAGTCTTTTCTGAGGATGAATTGAAGTCGCTCAGTACTTTTGACCAACTTTTGGCTTTGGATGATATTGTTAACCCGCTGTTTCCCGAACAAAAAATACAGGACCAATTTAACCGTCTTTTTACTGATGAAATAAAGACTGAGATCTTAAACTCCCAACACGACGACGACGTTCTTTGCAAGCTTGTACACTTGTTTATGGTGATGGGCGAACGGGAAATCATGCGTCGCTTGGAAGACCGGCTTGATAATATTGATATCCCCGCTCCACTTATCTATCAATTGGTTCACTTCTACTTTGAGCGAAATATTTATTCGCGATGCACTCATTATCTCAACCGGCTTAAACAACAAAACGAATCACTGCGGGCCGACCTGTATCGCCTGGCGATACTTGTTGAAAATAAAGATTTAGATCAGGCTATCCCCCGACTTAAAACACTTATGGAACACGCCCCGGCCAACCCGATGCTATACAAACTGGCGGGAGACATCCACAAGTTCAGTGGAAACAAAGAGGAGGCACAATCATTTTATGATTTGGCTGAACAAATCAATCCTTTTGAATTTGCTAATGAAGAAAAAGATGCTTTCGGATTTACGTTGTAG
- a CDS encoding ABC transporter ATP-binding protein has product MIKTNNLKKVYTTDEVETTALNGIDLEITEGEFCAIMGPSGCGKSTLLNILGLLDNPTEGTYQFLDYEVSDKSERERARLRKGNIGFVFQSFNLIDELTVFENVELPLLYLGEPEQKRKEKAEAALDRMNMMHRRNHFPQQLSGGQQQRVAIARAVVADAKLLLADEPTGNLDSDHGNEVMQLLEELNEQGTTIVMVTHSPHDAGYANRTINLFDGKIVEEEVEEGFHV; this is encoded by the coding sequence ATGATCAAGACCAATAATCTAAAAAAAGTTTACACGACTGATGAAGTTGAAACTACTGCACTAAACGGCATCGATCTTGAAATAACAGAAGGAGAATTCTGTGCCATCATGGGTCCCTCGGGATGCGGAAAGTCGACGCTGTTGAATATCCTGGGGTTGCTCGATAATCCGACTGAGGGTACGTATCAATTTTTGGATTATGAGGTGTCAGATAAATCAGAGCGAGAGCGGGCACGACTGCGAAAAGGGAACATTGGTTTTGTATTCCAGAGTTTTAACCTGATTGATGAACTTACAGTGTTTGAAAATGTAGAGCTTCCTCTGCTCTATCTGGGAGAGCCGGAACAAAAGCGCAAAGAAAAAGCCGAGGCTGCCCTCGATCGCATGAATATGATGCATCGTCGTAACCATTTTCCTCAACAGCTATCGGGCGGACAGCAGCAGCGCGTGGCTATTGCTCGGGCCGTTGTTGCGGATGCCAAATTACTTCTTGCCGACGAACCTACGGGTAATCTTGATTCTGATCACGGCAACGAAGTTATGCAGCTGTTGGAAGAGCTCAACGAGCAGGGCACGACCATTGTGATGGTAACTCACTCACCCCACGATGCGGGCTACGCTAATCGTACGATTAATCTCTTCGATGGAAAAATTGTAGAGGAGGAGGTCGAAGAAGGATTTCATGTATAG
- a CDS encoding ABC transporter permease, whose amino-acid sequence MIKNYLKVALRNLSKRKIFTLINVLGLAIGIASCLLIAAYVLTELSYDQFHEESEHIYRVAQKTETSSKSETSATTPFPVAPTLENDYPGQVEKTVRFFDMQEEVRTIQNAETEDSYRVNHFYVVDSTFFDVFSADLVRGNSQTVLDDPMSAVITEEQARRFFGDENPIGKQLTFKGVEDFTVTGVMEALPQTSHFQVDMLVSMNSLPELYGSRAFMERWFWNPCWTYVKLNDEVSPQELEAQLPEFVDKNYANREEGETISLQLQALTDIHLYSNLDQEMEANGSIFYVYLFSVVAGLILVIAAINFMNLSTARSTERAREVGMRKVLGAQRKQLLGQFMGESALVTGLGFLLALFLVYLSLPWVNSLLGMSLSLNLLGSTQVVIGLLLLFATITILSGLYPALYLSGFNPRAIMHGSKGTQSSANEKGLRKGLVIFQFALSVMLIIGTIIVYLQLQHLQSKELGFDKEQVVIMPITQTLIAWEFDQFKEQALQSPHINDVTGMSKILGSDRQFFSKYSPANQPDAPPTNMTLHVKHDFLETYGIKLLAGRSFSRDHPSDADNAILINKAMLNQIGAETPRDGLGKQFYYTTAEDERTPFQVIGVVEDFNYTSIKKEISPLVINLVEGERPTVRNIEFATVKLAGGSTNVGIDDLRSVWKEVNHIDPFTYFFQGEKLQEIYESESQMSSVASLFSLLCIFVACLGLFGLASYTASRRTKEIGIRKTLGATIPSIVALLSKDYIKLIVISNIIAWPVIYYLAMQWLQDFPYRIDLGWNIASVFIMVTIITMGIGLLTVSYQSIRAALQNPVNSIQQE is encoded by the coding sequence ATGATCAAGAATTATTTAAAGGTTGCGCTTCGTAATTTGAGCAAGCGCAAAATTTTTACATTGATTAATGTATTAGGTCTTGCAATCGGTATTGCCAGTTGTCTGCTTATTGCTGCTTACGTACTTACTGAGCTTAGTTATGATCAGTTTCATGAGGAGTCAGAACACATCTACCGTGTTGCACAGAAAACAGAGACCTCATCTAAGTCGGAGACCAGTGCTACTACCCCTTTCCCTGTAGCCCCTACCTTAGAAAATGATTATCCCGGTCAGGTTGAGAAGACTGTTCGCTTTTTTGATATGCAAGAGGAGGTGCGAACCATCCAAAATGCGGAAACGGAGGATTCGTACCGAGTTAATCATTTTTATGTGGTGGATTCTACATTCTTTGATGTCTTCTCGGCCGATCTCGTCCGCGGAAACTCACAAACGGTACTTGATGATCCGATGTCGGCCGTTATTACCGAAGAGCAGGCACGTCGCTTTTTTGGGGATGAAAATCCTATCGGCAAACAACTTACCTTTAAAGGGGTTGAGGATTTTACGGTTACCGGCGTAATGGAAGCCTTGCCTCAAACCTCTCACTTTCAGGTTGATATGTTAGTATCCATGAACAGTCTGCCAGAGCTGTATGGATCCCGGGCATTTATGGAGCGATGGTTTTGGAATCCCTGCTGGACGTATGTGAAGCTGAACGATGAGGTATCTCCACAAGAGCTGGAAGCCCAGCTCCCCGAATTTGTGGATAAAAATTATGCCAATCGTGAGGAGGGCGAAACAATATCACTGCAGTTGCAGGCGCTAACTGATATCCATTTGTATTCCAATTTGGATCAGGAGATGGAAGCCAATGGATCTATTTTTTATGTCTATCTTTTTTCAGTGGTAGCAGGACTTATTTTGGTGATTGCTGCAATTAACTTTATGAACCTGAGCACAGCGCGTTCTACCGAACGAGCACGCGAAGTGGGTATGCGCAAAGTATTGGGAGCGCAACGGAAACAGTTGCTGGGACAGTTCATGGGAGAGTCGGCACTGGTAACAGGTTTGGGATTTCTGTTAGCACTGTTCTTGGTTTATCTGTCACTGCCCTGGGTAAATAGCTTGCTGGGGATGTCATTAAGTCTAAACCTATTGGGCAGTACGCAAGTAGTCATCGGATTACTGCTGTTATTTGCGACGATAACCATTCTGTCTGGCTTGTACCCGGCGCTGTATTTATCGGGATTTAACCCCAGGGCAATTATGCACGGGTCAAAGGGTACACAAAGTAGTGCCAATGAGAAGGGGCTTCGAAAGGGCTTGGTGATCTTTCAGTTTGCCCTTTCTGTGATGTTAATTATTGGGACGATTATTGTGTACTTGCAGCTCCAGCATCTGCAAAGCAAAGAATTGGGGTTTGATAAAGAACAGGTGGTTATAATGCCGATTACGCAAACGTTAATTGCATGGGAGTTTGATCAATTTAAAGAGCAGGCATTGCAGAGTCCTCATATAAATGATGTGACGGGGATGAGTAAAATTTTGGGATCCGATCGGCAGTTTTTTTCAAAATATTCACCGGCTAATCAGCCCGATGCACCCCCCACGAATATGACACTGCATGTTAAACACGATTTTTTGGAAACCTACGGCATTAAGTTGTTGGCCGGCCGAAGTTTTTCGCGCGATCACCCTTCTGATGCGGACAATGCTATTTTAATTAATAAGGCTATGTTAAATCAGATTGGGGCCGAAACTCCTCGTGATGGTCTGGGAAAACAGTTTTATTATACTACGGCCGAGGATGAGCGTACCCCTTTCCAGGTTATTGGGGTGGTCGAGGATTTCAATTACACCTCTATAAAAAAAGAAATTTCGCCACTGGTTATAAACTTGGTAGAGGGCGAACGTCCCACGGTGCGAAATATAGAATTTGCTACGGTAAAATTGGCGGGTGGAAGTACGAACGTAGGAATTGACGATCTGCGAAGTGTCTGGAAAGAAGTAAACCACATTGATCCGTTCACGTATTTTTTCCAGGGTGAGAAGCTGCAGGAGATCTATGAATCCGAATCACAAATGAGCAGTGTGGCAAGCCTGTTTTCGTTGCTGTGTATTTTTGTGGCCTGTCTGGGACTTTTTGGCTTGGCATCATATACTGCATCGCGGAGGACCAAAGAAATTGGCATTCGCAAAACATTGGGTGCTACTATACCCAGTATTGTGGCATTATTGTCAAAGGATTATATAAAGTTGATTGTAATATCGAATATTATCGCGTGGCCCGTAATTTATTATTTGGCTATGCAGTGGCTTCAAGACTTTCCATATCGTATTGATTTGGGATGGAATATAGCCAGTGTCTTTATCATGGTTACAATCATCACAATGGGTATTGGTTTGTTGACGGTTAGTTATCAGTCAATTCGCGCCGCGCTGCAAAATCCGGTAAATAGTATCCAGCAGGAATAA
- a CDS encoding efflux RND transporter periplasmic adaptor subunit, whose product MPNSGERISSEGMDKKIEKKRWGAKRLALIAAGIALLAFFVYSFVFFDSRSTLNVERETLNISEVEEGAFQEFIQVSGMVQPIQTIYLDAVEGGVVNEIYEESGAMVQQGDTILTLSNSDLRLSVLQQTSAIYDQINQTRNSRLNIEQNTLSLQERLAEAKNALEVTKANFEREKELFEKDLIAEQKFLEIRENYEYQQKRHELIYASFKQDSIKSDQQIQQIDQSLDRMWRNLDAVQNILDRLVVTAPISGQLSTIELNPGQSISSSERIGQVDILDNYKVRVKIDEYHLSRITPGLQGVFDFNGQRHQLEITKIYPAVENGEFKVDMEFTDTIPGNLRRGQTLRIRLMLGNSAEVLQFERGGFYQKTGGNWVYKITDDGDRAVKQDIQLGRQNPNYFEVLSGLEPGDKVIVSGYDTFGDNEVLNLQ is encoded by the coding sequence ATGCCTAATAGTGGGGAACGCATTTCCAGTGAGGGAATGGACAAAAAAATTGAGAAAAAGAGGTGGGGTGCAAAGCGGTTAGCACTGATCGCTGCGGGTATAGCACTTCTGGCCTTTTTTGTATACAGTTTTGTTTTTTTTGATTCCAGATCTACCCTGAATGTCGAGCGTGAAACATTGAATATCAGTGAGGTTGAAGAGGGAGCTTTCCAGGAGTTTATACAGGTATCTGGTATGGTACAGCCCATTCAAACGATTTACCTGGATGCGGTAGAAGGCGGTGTTGTAAATGAGATATATGAAGAGTCGGGGGCGATGGTACAACAGGGCGATACTATCCTTACACTTTCGAATTCAGATTTGCGGCTGAGCGTTTTGCAGCAGACCTCTGCTATTTATGATCAGATTAATCAAACTCGAAATTCGAGACTTAATATCGAGCAGAATACCCTTAGCCTGCAAGAGCGGTTGGCAGAGGCCAAGAATGCGTTAGAGGTAACGAAAGCAAATTTTGAGCGAGAAAAAGAACTTTTTGAGAAAGATCTTATTGCCGAGCAGAAGTTCCTGGAGATTCGTGAAAATTACGAGTATCAGCAAAAGCGCCACGAGTTGATATATGCATCCTTTAAACAGGATTCTATTAAATCAGATCAGCAGATTCAACAAATTGATCAATCACTGGATCGTATGTGGCGCAACTTGGATGCCGTGCAAAATATACTCGATCGACTGGTGGTAACGGCGCCTATATCGGGCCAGTTGTCTACCATTGAGCTTAATCCCGGGCAGTCGATTTCATCCAGCGAGCGCATTGGACAAGTTGATATTCTGGATAACTATAAGGTGCGTGTAAAGATTGATGAATATCATCTTTCCAGAATTACGCCGGGGCTACAAGGAGTATTTGATTTTAATGGACAGCGCCATCAGTTGGAAATCACCAAAATATACCCGGCAGTGGAAAATGGAGAGTTTAAGGTTGATATGGAATTTACGGATACCATCCCCGGCAATTTACGGCGTGGCCAAACACTTCGGATTCGATTGATGCTGGGTAATTCGGCGGAGGTTTTACAGTTCGAGCGAGGAGGATTTTATCAAAAGACCGGGGGGAATTGGGTGTATAAAATTACAGATGATGGAGATCGGGCGGTGAAGCAGGATATCCAGCTCGGCCGACAGAATCCCAATTATTTTGAAGTACTATCTGGCCTTGAACCCGGGGACAAAGTTATAGTTTCGGGCTACGATACCTTTGGAGATAATGAAGTATTGAATTTGCAATAG